ATTTTATATAACTATCAGTAGTTGTACAGGCTAAACCTATCCAAATTAAAATTATAAATGCCATATGAAATCTAAAGTCACTAGGAGATGGTTTGCAAAAATAAAAACTTTCTTTTTCAACTTTTTGATGTCGTTTGTTTGTCAATAAAATAATAATTCCTAAAACAGCTAAGAATATCATACAATAGCCTAAAGTTATTAAAGCAAAACTAAAAGACTTTAAAGAATGGCTATTGTTTTTAATTAAGCCCTTTATGGGGGCATTATTATCTAACAACATAATAGCTTTAAAATTATTTGGAAAAGAGAAAAATTTCTTTCCTGTAGGTGTAACAATAAAAGGCATGTAATTGTACATTTTTGTTAAAGCATCATTAGTTTTATCTATAAATACAGTTTCGTCACTAGTTTGCAGATATAATTGATTCATTAAATCGTAATACATACTTTGGGGCATTATTAACAAACAGTCTTTTGTTTCATACACACTGCCTTTAGTTACAATTTTGCCGTAACCATAAATAGCAAGTGCCATAGGTTCACTTTTATGTAAAATTGGTACTAAATAACCACCATCAGAAAATGAAACATTATTATTATCTATAGTGTAAGTTAAGTCAGAAAAATGGCGTGGTGTATCTAGGGTGATTTGCTCTCGTGAATAGCCGGTTTCTGAAATAGGCAATAATAGTAAAATAGTACCAGTTATCAATAAAAATAATGTGAGTGCAATAAGAATTAGAGTTTGTCTTAGACTTAAACATCTTTTAACTAGCAATTGTTTTCTCCCTTATTAATTATCAAATGGGAAAATTCGAGAACATATGCAATTTTCCTGCAAATTACTTAAAGTTAATAAAAAAAAACGTAAAAAAAATTTTTATAATTAGTTTAATTGACTTTATACAAAGGTATGCTAAAATGTTTTGCAGAAAATTACAAATAACATAACCTAATAAACAGATAAACGTAAATTTTTTGTATTTACACTAATATCTTTACTTATATGTTGCAAAAAAACAATTTTCTTGATAATAATATAAGTAAAGCAAACAATTAGTAAGATAACTATTTAAACAAAGTATTTTGATATAATTTAGGAGGATAAAATGGAATTAAATAATTTTATGATAAAACCAGTTGTTGAAAGGGCTCTTTATGAAGACATTGGTAATTTAGATATAACAACTACAGCATGTATACCAGTCGATATGAGGGCAAAAGCAGTTATAAGAGTTAAAGAAGATGGTGTTTTAGCAGGTATGCCGGTAGTTAAACTTGTATATCAATTATTAGATCCCAAAATAACAGTTAAAATTTTACAAGGAGAAGGTAGTGAAGTTAAAGCTGGAACAACTGTAGCAGAAGTAGTTGGACCAGCCAGAGCAATTCTCACTGGAGAAAGGGTAGCGCTAAATTTTATTCAACGTTTATCGGGTATTGCAACCAAAACAAAAAAAATGGTGGACATGCTTCAGTTTTACAACTGCCATATTACTGATACGCGTAAAACAACTCCTGGACTCAGAGATTTACAAAAGTATGCCATACGAGTTGGTGGTGGTGTAAACCATAGATTTAGCTTAGCAGATAACCTTTTAATCAAAGATAATCACATAAAAATATGTGGTGGTATTAAAACTGCTGTAGCTAAGGCTAGAAGAAGTATAGGCCATACCGTAAAAATTGAAGTTGAGGCAACTACCTTACCACAAGTTCAAGATGCCCTAGAATCTGCTGCTGATATAATATTACTGGATAATATGGGACTTGAAGATATAAAAGAAGCAGTTATACTAATAGGTAATAAAGCAATAATCGAAGCATCTGGTAATATAACAGAAGATATGGTGGTAGACGTAGCGAGAACTGGTGTTCAATATATAGCACTAGGTAGCTTAACACATAGTTATGAATCACTTGATATAAGCCTAGACATAGCCTATGGAGATGAAGAATGATACTAACTTTAAATGTACAAGATCAAAAAAAAGTACCCCAGTATATAAAAGAGCTGCAAAATCAGAAATTAAGTAGCCAACTTTTTTATTACGATAATGCTTCATCTACAATGGATATAGGTAAGGATTTAGTGAAAAATAATAAAGCGGATCATGGAGATGTAATTCTAGCAGAACATCAACAAGGTGGTAGAGGTAGAAGAGGACGTTTATGGTCCTCTCCAAGTGGCGGTTTATGGTTTACAGTTGTACTAAATCCACCCCTTACAGCGGGTAAAAACCCTTTAATTGCTTTGATGTCTGCAGTCTCTGTGGTGCAAGCAATAAAAGATATTACAGGTATAACAGTTTCTATAAAATGGCCTAATGATATTTTGTATAACAATAAAAAACTCTGTGGAATAGCCTTAGATTTAGTTTTTGATAGTAAATTTAAGCCCTGGATATTGTTAGGAATAGGTTTAAACGTTAATGTTGATACAAATTGTTTACCCAAAGATGTTAAAGATATAGCTACAAGTATCACTAATGAAACAGGTAAACAGCACAATAGAGCTAGTCTACTAGTATTAATAATTGAAAATTTAATGCTTAATCTAAAAAAATTACAAACGGATGAAGCAGATGCTCTAAATGAGTGGCGTAAATACGATATAACCTTAGGCAGTACTGTAGATGTATATCCTGTGGCAGGTAAAGAACCCTATGTAGGTACAGCCATAAATATAGATGAAAATGGAGCTCTAATAATCAAAGACTTAAACAATGAGCTTAAAACAGTCTTTGCAGCAGATGTATCAGTAAGAATAAAAAAGTAGAGAAATATTTGGGTGCATAAAATGAAAACTAATATATATAGAGCAAACAAACAAGGAATAGAAAAAGCAGCTTTATTAATAGCTAATAATGAGGTGGTAGCATTTCCCACAGAAACAGTGTATGGTTTGGGGGCAAATGCTTTAAGTGAAGAGGCCTGTAAAAAAATATTTATTGCCAAAAATAGACCAGCAGATAATCCCCTTATAGTTCATATAGCTAATATTAACCAATTGCATAAGCTAGTTTATGAGCCTAGTGAATGTGTTAAGAGCATAATAGAAAAGTTTTGGCCAGGACCTATCTCCATAGTTTTAAACGCTAAACCTTGTGT
This Clostridium sp. 'deep sea' DNA region includes the following protein-coding sequences:
- the nadC gene encoding carboxylating nicotinate-nucleotide diphosphorylase translates to MELNNFMIKPVVERALYEDIGNLDITTTACIPVDMRAKAVIRVKEDGVLAGMPVVKLVYQLLDPKITVKILQGEGSEVKAGTTVAEVVGPARAILTGERVALNFIQRLSGIATKTKKMVDMLQFYNCHITDTRKTTPGLRDLQKYAIRVGGGVNHRFSLADNLLIKDNHIKICGGIKTAVAKARRSIGHTVKIEVEATTLPQVQDALESAADIILLDNMGLEDIKEAVILIGNKAIIEASGNITEDMVVDVARTGVQYIALGSLTHSYESLDISLDIAYGDEE
- a CDS encoding biotin--[acetyl-CoA-carboxylase] ligase — encoded protein: MILTLNVQDQKKVPQYIKELQNQKLSSQLFYYDNASSTMDIGKDLVKNNKADHGDVILAEHQQGGRGRRGRLWSSPSGGLWFTVVLNPPLTAGKNPLIALMSAVSVVQAIKDITGITVSIKWPNDILYNNKKLCGIALDLVFDSKFKPWILLGIGLNVNVDTNCLPKDVKDIATSITNETGKQHNRASLLVLIIENLMLNLKKLQTDEADALNEWRKYDITLGSTVDVYPVAGKEPYVGTAINIDENGALIIKDLNNELKTVFAADVSVRIKK